From Vigna unguiculata cultivar IT97K-499-35 chromosome 5, ASM411807v1, whole genome shotgun sequence, the proteins below share one genomic window:
- the LOC114183507 gene encoding basic leucine zipper 61-like yields the protein MAQLPPKIPTIPQNWPSFSHQRVPTMANFTPTTSSTTTTTVAAAATTTAPSQPSWVDEFLDFSSTRRGAHRRSASDSIAFLETPFLEECRAGFDRLDEDQLISMFSDDIAAAALPPPPLSSASNPSSPSSDQNSNNEEKPMAMTLDLKPKTEKVEEESSCKNEAAALQLSATTTSPETVVDPKRVKRILANRQSAQRSRVRKLQYISELERSVTTLQTEVSALSPRVAFLDHQRLILNVDNSALKQRIAALAQDKIFKDAHQEALKKEIERLRQIYHQQNLQKMNNNLQTPPTSQPQAHSLHQHQQQQIAVSQPLGCKEKEQLLS from the exons ATGGCACAGTTACCTCCCAAAATACCAACCATACCCCAAAATTGGCCATCTTTTTCTCACCAAAGGGTGCCCACAATGGCCAACTTCACCCCCACAACCtcatccaccaccaccaccaccgtcGCCGCCGCCGCCACCACCACTGCCCCCTCCCAACCCTCATGGGTCGACGAATTCCTCGACTTCTCCTCCACCCGCCGGGGGGCTCACCGGCGATCCGCCAGCGACTCCATTGCCTTCCTCGAAACGCCGTTTCTCGAGGAATGTCGAGCCGGTTTCGATCGGCTCGACGAGGACCAGCTGATTTCCATGTTCTCTGACGACATTGCCGCCGCGGCACTCCCGCCGCCGCCGCTTTCGTCGGCGTCCAACCCCTCCTCGCCGTCCTCCGACCAAAATAGCAACAACGAGGAGAAGCCCATGGCAATGACGTTGGACCTCAAGCCGAAGACGGAAAAGGTTGAAGAGGAGAGCTCGTGCAAGAATGAGGCGGCGGCGCTGCAACTCTCCGCCACTACCACCTCCCCTGAAACCGTTGTCGATCCCAAGAGGGTCAAAAG AATTTTGGCTAATAGGCAATCAGCACAGAGATCAAGGGTAAGAAAGCTACAATACATCTCTGAGCTTGAAAGGAGCGTAACAACATTGCAG ACGGAGGTATCAGCATTGTCTCCACGAGTTGCATTTCTGGACCATCAACGTTTGATTCTTAATGTCGACAATAGTGCCTTGAAGCAACGTATTGCTGCTTTGGCCCAAGACAAGATTTTCAAAGACG CTCATCAAGAGGCATTAAAGAAGGAAATAGAGAGATTGAGGCAAATCTACCATCAACAGAACCTACAGAAGATGAACAACAATCTTCAAACCCCACCAACATCACAGCCACAAGCACATTCTCTTCATCAGCATCAGCAGCAGCAGATAGCAGTGTCTCAACCATTGGGATGCAAGGAGAAGGAGCAGCTCCTGAGTTGA